The following are encoded together in the Monodelphis domestica isolate mMonDom1 chromosome 5, mMonDom1.pri, whole genome shotgun sequence genome:
- the ATF4 gene encoding cyclic AMP-dependent transcription factor ATF-4 has product MTEMSFLNSDLLWGDLLSPFNQSGLGAEESLSPLDDYLEEAKPFKSHGFSSDKAKAASSDWLAVDSLVTATDFGKEDAFSGMDWMVEKMDLKEFDFDALLGMDDLESSCSELMATLEGSCDLFDPLATNDKETPLTENSIGQFPETSLEADHVAPLPFHQSFPLSLRPLTSTPDHSFSLELGSEVDVLEGDRNPELGYVMMPKGIKEEEAPSDNDSGIGICTSPESYLSSPQHSPSTSMGSPNESQLCSDPIFLSAHPKPYDRPLEDKKEKKVDKKLKKMEQNKTAATRYRQKKRAEQEALSGECRELEQKNEALKEKADALSKEIQYLKDLIEEVRKAKEKRKNS; this is encoded by the exons ATGACCGAGATGAGCTTCCTCAACAGCGACTTGTTGTGGGGGGATTTGTTGTCCCCCTTCAACCAGTCGGGTTTGGGGGCTGAGGAAAGCCTGAGCCCCTTAGATGACTACCTGGAGGAGGCCAAGCCCTTCAAATCGCATGGGTTCTCCAGCGACAAGGCTAAGGCAGCCTCTTCTGATTGGCTGGCTGTGGACAGTTTAGTTACTGCCACAGACTTTGGCAAGG AGGATGCCTTCTCAGGCATGGATTGGATGGTGGAGAAAATGGATCTGAAGGAGTTTGACTTTGATGCCCTCTTGGGTATGGATGACCTAGAATCCAGCTGCTCTGAGCTTATGGCCACGTTGGAAGGCTCTTGTGATCTATTCGACCCCCTGGCAACTAATGATAAAGAGACCCCATTAACAGAAAATTCAATTGGCCAATTCCCAGAAACTTCACTTGAAGCTGATCATGTTgcccccctccccttccatcagtcttttcccctttctctaagGCCCCTGACCTCCACTCCAGACCATTCTTTTAGTTTAGAACTAGGTAGTGAAGTGGATGTCTTGGAAGGAGACAGAAACCCAGAACTTGGTTATGTGATGATGCCCAAGGGTATCAAAGAAGAAGAAGCTCCTTCAGATAATGATAGTGGAATTGGAATCTGTACGAGCCCAGAGTCCTATCTCAGTTCTCCCCAGCACAGCCCCTCCACTTCCATGGGCTCTCCTAATGAGAGTCAGCTCTGCTCAGATCCCATCTTTCTCTCTGCCCACCCCAAGCCATATGACCGCCCCCTTgaggacaaaaaagagaaaaaggtagataaaaagctaaagaaaatggAGCAGAATAAGACTGCTGCCACCCGTTATAGACAGAAGAAGAGGGCAGAACAGGAGGCGTTATCTGGGGAGTGCAGAGAACTAGAACAGAAGAATGAGGCTCTGAAGGAGAAGGCAGATGCCCTAAGCAAGGAAATCCAGTATTTGAAGGACTTGATAGAAGAGGTCCGTAAGGctaaggagaagaggaaaaattcTTAA
- the RPS19BP1 gene encoding active regulator of SIRT1, which produces MSASLLRKGLELLGEPTGSRAGPQKRPPGKRPPRKNGATVKGKVTKSALEEFQKRQNQDHLLENLRFMKQKRVAADPKVTSKILLQNRGRKARDRPATKPEKEKSQGTVFTEEDFQKFQEEYFGSSGTK; this is translated from the exons ATGTCGGCTTCGCTCCTGCGCAAAGGCCTGGAGCTCCTTGGAGAGCCTACCG gcTCCAGGGCTGGACCCCAGAAGCGGCCCCCGGGGAAACGGCCTCCCAGGAAGAACGGAGCCACGGTCAAAGGGAAGGTCACCAAGTCGGCTCTGG AGGAGTTCCAGAAGCGACAGAATCAGGACCACCTGCTGGAGAACCTGAGATTCATGAAGCAGAAACGGGTGGCTGCAGACCCAAAGGTCACCTCAAAG ATCCTTCTCCAAAACCGAGGCAGGAAAGCCAGGGACCGACCAGCCACTAAGCCAGAGAAGGAGAAGTCCCAGGGCACTGTGTTCACTGAGGAAGATTTCCAGAAGTTCCAGGAggaatattttgggagttccggAACAAAGTGA